The Rhopalosiphum maidis isolate BTI-1 chromosome 1, ASM367621v3, whole genome shotgun sequence genome has a segment encoding these proteins:
- the LOC113550051 gene encoding 28S ribosomal protein S11, mitochondrial — translation MFLRVVRDFCRRTTTVLGRENVNRLIHVAAPLEKNRDRRSFLASVPRKDEGTEGEKFVFIDSTITKKEDMFPDINTPNMVFGGVKFSDVPICHIKSSRNNTILHVTKVNGERIMIRSCGMEGFKNTRKGTNIAAQATAIGLATRVLDFGIHTVRVTIQGLGPGRMSSIKGLTMGGLKIISVTDDTPISWNPLRSRKQRKL, via the exons atgtttttacgCGTCGTACGTGACTTCTGTCGACGAACGACCACCGTTCTGGGTAGAGAAAATGTCAATCGTTTGATACACGTAGCGGCGCCATTGGAAAAGAATAGAGACCGTCGGAGTTTCTTGGCCTCGGTTCCTCGTAAAGACGAAGGTACCGAAGGCGAGAAATTCGTTTTCATCGATTCCACAATCACCAA gaAAGAAGATATGTTCCCTGACATAAATACGCCTAATATGGTTTTTGGCGGAGTTAAATTCTCAGATGTACCTATTTGTCACATTAAATCATCTAGGAACAACACAATACTTCATGTCACTAAAGTTAATG gtgaaaGGATAATGATAAGGTCCTGTGGTATGGaaggatttaaaaatactagaaAAGGAACTAATATTGCAGCTCAAGCTACAGCAATTGGTTTAGccaca agaGTATTAGATTTTGGAATTCATACAGTTCGTGTAACAATTCAAGGATTAGGACCTGGGAGAatg TCTTCAATAAAAGGTTTAACTATGGGCGGCCTCAAAATCATATCTGTGACTGATGATACTCCAATTTC